The following proteins are encoded in a genomic region of Jaculus jaculus isolate mJacJac1 chromosome 13, mJacJac1.mat.Y.cur, whole genome shotgun sequence:
- the Stard4 gene encoding stAR-related lipid transfer protein 4 isoform X2, giving the protein MEGLLDVASFSTKLQNTLIQYHSIEDDKWRVAKKMKDVTVWRIPSEEFNGYLYKAQGVIDDIFSRVIDHIRPGPWRLDWDRLMTSLDILEHFEENCCVMRYTTAGQLWNIISPREFVDFSYTVGYEEGLLSCGISLDWSEKRTEFVRGYNHPCGWFCVPLKDNPNQSLLTGYIQTDLRGMIPQSAVDTAMSSTLTNFYGDLRKALQKA; this is encoded by the exons atggaaggccTGCTTGACGTTGCCTCTTTTTCTACCAAACTTCAAAACACTCTCATCCAGTACCATAGCATTGAAGATGATAAATGGCGAGTTGCAAAGAAAATG aaagATGTAACAGTTTGGAGAATACCTTCAGAAGAATTTAATGGTTATCT CTACAAAGCCCAAGGTGTTATAGATGACATTTTTAGTAGAGTAATAGACCATATACGTCCAGGGCCCTGGCGCTTGGATTGGGACCGTTTAATGACTTCATTGGATATTTTGGAGCACTTTGAAGAG aATTGCTGTGTTATGCGTTATACTACTGCTGGTCAGCTTTGGAATATAATTTCCCCAAGAGAGTTTGTTGACTTCTCCTACACTGTGGGCTATGAAGAAGGACTTTTATCTTGTG GGATAAGTCTTGACTGGAGTGAAAAGAGAACAGAATTTGTTCGTGGATATAACCATCCCTGTGGATGGTTTTGTGTTCCACTTAAAGACAACCCAAATCAGAGCCTTTTGACAGGCTATATCCAGACAGATCTACGTGGAATGATTCCTCAGTCTGCAGTAGATACGGCCatgtcaagcactttaactaaCTTCTATGGTGATTTACGAAAAGCCTTACAGAAAGCGTAA
- the Stard4 gene encoding stAR-related lipid transfer protein 4 isoform X1, with protein MSPQASQARKKNKMEGLLDVASFSTKLQNTLIQYHSIEDDKWRVAKKMKDVTVWRIPSEEFNGYLYKAQGVIDDIFSRVIDHIRPGPWRLDWDRLMTSLDILEHFEENCCVMRYTTAGQLWNIISPREFVDFSYTVGYEEGLLSCGISLDWSEKRTEFVRGYNHPCGWFCVPLKDNPNQSLLTGYIQTDLRGMIPQSAVDTAMSSTLTNFYGDLRKALQKA; from the exons atgagtcctcaggcttcacaggcaa gaaaaaaaaataaaatggaaggccTGCTTGACGTTGCCTCTTTTTCTACCAAACTTCAAAACACTCTCATCCAGTACCATAGCATTGAAGATGATAAATGGCGAGTTGCAAAGAAAATG aaagATGTAACAGTTTGGAGAATACCTTCAGAAGAATTTAATGGTTATCT CTACAAAGCCCAAGGTGTTATAGATGACATTTTTAGTAGAGTAATAGACCATATACGTCCAGGGCCCTGGCGCTTGGATTGGGACCGTTTAATGACTTCATTGGATATTTTGGAGCACTTTGAAGAG aATTGCTGTGTTATGCGTTATACTACTGCTGGTCAGCTTTGGAATATAATTTCCCCAAGAGAGTTTGTTGACTTCTCCTACACTGTGGGCTATGAAGAAGGACTTTTATCTTGTG GGATAAGTCTTGACTGGAGTGAAAAGAGAACAGAATTTGTTCGTGGATATAACCATCCCTGTGGATGGTTTTGTGTTCCACTTAAAGACAACCCAAATCAGAGCCTTTTGACAGGCTATATCCAGACAGATCTACGTGGAATGATTCCTCAGTCTGCAGTAGATACGGCCatgtcaagcactttaactaaCTTCTATGGTGATTTACGAAAAGCCTTACAGAAAGCGTAA